ACCTTCAAGTCCGTCGCCGTCAAGGCCCCGGGCTTCGGTGACCGCCGCAAGGCCATGCTCGGCGACATCGCCATCCTCACGGGCGGCGAGGTCATCTCCGAGGAGGTCGGCCTCAAGCTGGAGAACGCGACCCTGGACCTCCTGGGCCGCGCCCGCAAGGTCGTCATCACCAAGGACGAGACCACCATCGTCGACGGCTCCGGTGACACGGACCAGGTCGCCGGCCGGGTCAACCAGATCCGCGCCGAGATCGAGAACAGCGACTCGGACTACGACCGCGAGAAGCTCCAGGAGCGCCTGGCGAAGCTCGCGGGCGGCGTGGCCGTCATCAAGGCCGGTGCCGCGACCGAGGTGGAGCTCAAGGAGCGCAAGCACCGCATCGAGGACGCCGTTCGCAACGCGAAGGCGGCCGTCGAGGAGGGCATCGTCGCCGGTGGTGGCGTGGCCCTGCTGCAGGCCTCCCAGGTCTTCGAGAAGCTGGAGCTGGAGGGTGACGAGGCGACCGGCGCCAACGCCGTGAAGCTCGCGCTGGAGGCCCCGCTCAAGCAGATCGCCGTCAACGGTGGTCTCGAGGGTGGCGTCGTCGTGGAGAAGGTCCGCAACCTCCAGGTCGGCCACGGCCTCAACGCCGCGACCGGTGAGTACGTCGACATGATCGCCTCCGGCATCATCGACCCGGCGAAGGTCACGCGCTCTGCCCTGCAGAACGCCGCCTCCATCGCCGCGCTCTTCCTCACCACCGAGGCCGTCATCGCCGACAAGCCGGAGAAGTCCGCCGCGCCCGCCGGCGGCGGCATGCCGGGCGGTGACATGGACTTCTGATCGACCCCGGTCGATCACCGTCCTTCGCACCGAGGGCGGCACCCCCTGGAGACAGGGGGTGCCGCCCTCGGGCGTTTCCGGCACGTCGCGGGCCGGAAACGTGGTGTGCTCGGGGTCACAGTGGACGCGGGAGCGGGGGCGGAATCCTGTGGCCGGTCGTGTGGTTGTGCGGAGAGGCGCGCGCTATATGCGTGCGCATGGAATTCATTCCGCTCTCCCCCTCAAGGAGTCCCCACGTGACCACCGCCTCCACCGCCCCCACCGCTTCCGCCACTGGCTCCACGTCCCGCGCCGCCGAGGTGCTGTCCCGGCCCGTCACGATCAACGGGCTGACCGTGCCGAACCGGATCGCGATGGCGCCGATGACGCGGGTGTTCTCGCCCGGTGGGGTGCCGGGGGCGGATGTGGCCTCGTACTACGGGCGGCGGGCCGCCGCGGGGGTCGGGCTGATCGTGACCGAGGGGACGTACGTCGGGCACGAGACGGCGGGGGATCTCGACGGGGTGCCCCGGTTCGCCGGTGAGGAGCAGCTCGCGGGGTGGGCGAAGGTCGCGGAGGCCGTGCACGCCGGGGGCGGCACGATCGTGCCGCAGCTGTGGCACATCGGGACCGTCCGGCAGCAGGGCAAGCTCTTCCCGGACGCCCCCGTGTTCGGCCCCTCCGGTCTGCGGGTCGACGGCACCGAGGCGGCAGGCGGCCGGGCCATGACCCAGGCCGACATCGACGAGGTCATCGCGGCCTTCGCCAAGTCCGCCGCCGAGGCGGAGCGCATCGGCATGGACGGCGTCGAGATCCACGGGGCCCACGGCTACCTCGTCGACCAGTTCCTCTGGGAGCGCACCAACCGCCGTACGGACGCCTACGGCGGTGACCCGGTCGCCCGGACGAAGTTCGCGGCGGAGATCGTGGCGGCCGTGCGGGACTCCGTGTCCGCCGACTTCCCCGTCATCTTCCGCTACTCGCAGTGGAAGCAGGAGGCGTACGACGCGCGTCTCGCCGAGACGCCGCAGGAACTGGAGGCGGTGCTGAACCCGCTGGTGGCGGCCGGTGTCGACGCGTTCCACGCGTCCACGCGCCGCTACTGGCAGGCGGAGTTCGAGGGCTCGGAGCTGAACCTCGCGGGC
The DNA window shown above is from Streptomyces akebiae and carries:
- a CDS encoding NADH:flavin oxidoreductase, translating into MTTASTAPTASATGSTSRAAEVLSRPVTINGLTVPNRIAMAPMTRVFSPGGVPGADVASYYGRRAAAGVGLIVTEGTYVGHETAGDLDGVPRFAGEEQLAGWAKVAEAVHAGGGTIVPQLWHIGTVRQQGKLFPDAPVFGPSGLRVDGTEAAGGRAMTQADIDEVIAAFAKSAAEAERIGMDGVEIHGAHGYLVDQFLWERTNRRTDAYGGDPVARTKFAAEIVAAVRDSVSADFPVIFRYSQWKQEAYDARLAETPQELEAVLNPLVAAGVDAFHASTRRYWQAEFEGSELNLAGWTKKLTGKPTITVGSVGLDGEFLAAFAGEEATTKGIDDLLDGLEAEEFDLVAVGRALLQDPEWAAKVLGGRFDELKTFEPSALGSLS
- the groL gene encoding chaperonin GroEL (60 kDa chaperone family; promotes refolding of misfolded polypeptides especially under stressful conditions; forms two stacked rings of heptamers to form a barrel-shaped 14mer; ends can be capped by GroES; misfolded proteins enter the barrel where they are refolded when GroES binds) translates to MAKIIAFDEEARRGLERGMNQLADAVKVTLGPKGRNVVLEKKWGAPTITNDGVSIAKEIELEDPYEKIGAELVKEVAKKTDDVAGDGTTTATVLAQALVKEGLRNVAAGANPMALKRGIEKAVEAVSGALLDQAKEVETKEQIASTASISAADTQIGELIAEAMDKVGKEGVITVEESQTFGLELELTEGMRFDKGYISAYFATDMERMEAVLEDPYILIANSKVSNVKDLLPLLEKVMQSGKPLLIIAEDVEGEALSTLVVNKIRGTFKSVAVKAPGFGDRRKAMLGDIAILTGGEVISEEVGLKLENATLDLLGRARKVVITKDETTIVDGSGDTDQVAGRVNQIRAEIENSDSDYDREKLQERLAKLAGGVAVIKAGAATEVELKERKHRIEDAVRNAKAAVEEGIVAGGGVALLQASQVFEKLELEGDEATGANAVKLALEAPLKQIAVNGGLEGGVVVEKVRNLQVGHGLNAATGEYVDMIASGIIDPAKVTRSALQNAASIAALFLTTEAVIADKPEKSAAPAGGGMPGGDMDF